A segment of the Pseudomonas serboccidentalis genome:
TCTCAAGGGTTTCGATCCGGCGAACACCTCGGTAAAGCAATTGGGCAACCTGAGTGCATTCCTGCGTGGCCGTGGGCTGATCTCTGAAATCACTTCCTTCACGTTGCTCAATGCGGGCGACAAGTTCGACCGGTTCGGCGTGACCAAAGACGTTGATGCCAAGTTCAACGCGCTGGAGTACTTCGCGACCCAGCTCGACGCCATCCAGAGCAATGGCCTCAATGGCAACGCTTACGGCAAGAACCTGATCCCCGAATATAAAAAGGCGATCTACGTTCTGCAGAACCTGAAAACCTACGGTGAAGGCAACGCGCCCAAGCCTGTGGACCAAGGCGTCAAGGCCAAGGCATAAGCCGACTCTCTGCGGCCCGCTCATCCTTTGGGCGGGCCGTTTTCATTTCAGTTCTGATTCATTTCACCGAGCTCCCGGGCCTGATCCTGCAGGTGCTGCATGTGCGGGCAGTGCAAGGTCAGCGCGCAGGGCTGATAGCCGCGATGAAACAGCGCCAGCCAGCCTTCGCCGCGATCATCGGGAATAACCCCGGTGAAGGTGAAACCCACTGCAGTCAAGTTGTCCAGCGCGCTGGCAAATCCCTCGGCGAGCCGCAGCCGGATTGACGTCAGCCAGTGCGCAGGCAGTTGCCCCAATTGCTTGAGCAGGTTGTCATCCAATGCCTTGAGCGTCACGTCGTAACGCCCCGATACGTGTTCGAAATGCACCTTCGGCCCCTTCCAGGGTGGGGTTTTGTCTGCGATGCCAAAGACGGCTTGCAGATGCAGCATCAGTTCGCGACACGCTGCGGGCCAGACCAGCGCGGGGAGCGGACGTCGATAACCGTCAATGCTGCAGTAGCCGATAACGATTGTCTCGCGTCCCGGCCCGCCAAACGGTGAGGGCACGTAGTCCGGCAACAATCCGCAGCTGTGAAACCCCAGACTGGCAGCCATGCGTTGGGTGTACGGGTGCTGCGTTACCTGTTTGATCGTGACACCCCGGCAATCGAGCGCTTGTGCATGAGTCAGCAACTGTTGGCCCAACTGCGTGGCAATGTTCTGCCCGCGCGTGTCCGGGTGCACCACGCTCAGCGCCAGCTCCGCGGTCGATGAGTGACAGGTCGTCTGGCGAAACAAGGTGGCGTGTCCACGGATCTTGTCGTTTACCAGCGCCACCAGTGAGTGCCAGCGACCGTTGCAGTGGTTTTGGCTGATCATGCAGGGCAGGTAAACGTGCGGTTGAACGTAATGATCGCCATAAATTTCCCGAAACAGGCCACTGACCGCCGGCGCATCGGTGATGCGATAGCGGCGCAGGGTCACCGGGTTCATCCTCTCTGCCTCTGGCATGGGGCGCCATATGCCCGTCGGTCGACGATCCGCTGGCGTTTGCCGGAGCGCGGATGACAAGTCAGCTCATCGTTTGTGAAAGCGATCACCTGCAGGTCGAGCAACTGATCGTCGTGCAGGTTTTTGATCAGCGGGTATTGGTCGATCAGCGCGCTGCGCAGCCTTGAGCTCGCCAGGAGGATGTCATGCGTTCGCAGGGCCGGTACCCATCTGAGGCTCAGCAGGTCTTTATTCCCCTCCTGCTCGATGACCAGTTGCCAGTCGTCGCTGTTGCCAATGGTTT
Coding sequences within it:
- a CDS encoding GNAT family N-acetyltransferase — translated: MNPVTLRRYRITDAPAVSGLFREIYGDHYVQPHVYLPCMISQNHCNGRWHSLVALVNDKIRGHATLFRQTTCHSSTAELALSVVHPDTRGQNIATQLGQQLLTHAQALDCRGVTIKQVTQHPYTQRMAASLGFHSCGLLPDYVPSPFGGPGRETIVIGYCSIDGYRRPLPALVWPAACRELMLHLQAVFGIADKTPPWKGPKVHFEHVSGRYDVTLKALDDNLLKQLGQLPAHWLTSIRLRLAEGFASALDNLTAVGFTFTGVIPDDRGEGWLALFHRGYQPCALTLHCPHMQHLQDQARELGEMNQN